The genomic segment AGAGCATGACGTTGTAGTTGCCGAGGCTTAGGAGATACTCCGCCGCCATGAACAGCTCTTGCAGCGTCGCGCTGATGCCCCGCTTCAGCAGCACCGGTCGCCGCAATCGGCCGGCGGCTTCCAGCAGCGAGAAGTTCTGCATGTTCCGCGCGCCGATCTGCACCACGTCGGCCACTTCCGCCACGGCCGCCAGCGACTCGACGTCCTTCACTTCGGTTACGATTCGCAGATCGAACGCCGCCTTCACGTCGGCCAGCAGGCGCAGGCCTTCTTCCTTCATGCCCTGAAAGGCGTACGGGCTGGTGCGCGGTTTGTAAGCGCCGCCGCGGAGAAACTTCGCGCCGCTCGCCGCCACCGCTTCGGCCGTGCGGAGGATTTGATCGCGCGACTCGACGGAACACGGACCGGCCATGATGTGCAGGCCGCCGTCGCCGACCTTCGCGCCGCGCACGTCGATGATGGTCGGTTCGGGTTTGACCTCGCGGCTGACGAGCTTGTAGGGCTTGGAGATCGGCACGCACTCGGCGACGCCGTCGAGGTCCTGAAAGTGATCGGGCGAGACCGCGCCGGGGTTGCCGGTGATGCCGACGGCGGTGCGAATCGATCCGGGAATCTCGTGCGGCGTGTAGCCGATCTCGCGAATGCGATCGCAGACCCGTTGAATCTGTTCGGCCGTTGCGCCTTGTTTCATGACGATTAGCATGGAAACCTCAATGCGGCAGTGCAGCCTGTTGGGGCGCGCCGGGATTGCCTGCCGTGCCTGCCGGCTTGTGGGCCAGGTAATTCGCGTATGCCCGCAAATGGTCGCACAGCGGTTTTTCCTTGACCGGATCAAGATCGTAGCGCGCTTCGAGTTCCTGCAACACCGCGTCGATTGTGCGGCCCTGCTTGCGCAGCCAGTAAGCGGCGAGTACCGCGTTGGATCGTTGTTTGCCCGCGGCGCAGTGAAAAAACGTCGGCCGCGCGCGTTCGTCGGCGATCACCTCGGCCGCGCGGTCCAGCGCCTCGAACGGAGCCAGCCCGTCGCCCGGCATCGGAATTCGAATCTGCTTAAGTCGCAGCGCGCGCGCCGCGGCGACGGCGCCCTGATCCTGCGGATCCTTGGTTTGATCGGTGAGACTGACGACGGTTTTGATCTTTTCTTCGGACGCGAGCAGGCGGATGTGCTCGGCCGTCGGCATTCCGCCGCGATAGAGGCTGTCGGCTTCGATCTCGGCGAATCGGCGCGGGTACTTCCACCGGGCCTGCGCATGTGTCAGCGCGAGGACACCGGCGGGAAGGGCCAACAGCAGCAAAGCCAGTCCGATCGCGCGGCGCATCAGAGACACCCTCGAGCCGACAGGTCAATTCGTTGCGGAATGCGACACCATGAGATGAGTAGTGAAGGCGACATCGGGGTTGAGGTTAATGCGCGGCGACGGACTCCGAGAGATCGACGGCGTTGATGGCGTCGAGCAACTTGCGAAGGCGGCCGTGCGAGCGGCGGTTGAAGCGCATGGTCAGGCGCGGTTTATCGGGGAGTTCATCGCCCTCTTCAGGCAGGGCGGCGCTGGCCTCGATCTTCCCGCCTTCGAGGATGTCGGCGTAGTCAGCGTTGAGACCGGCGATGAAATCGGCGGGCAGGGCCTCGTTGAGACGGATCACCAGCGTATCGCGTACGTAACGATAGGAGTGGAAGCGCCGATAGAATCGCAGGATCTCCTGCACGGCGACTTCCACGTCGTCGGTGATCTTGATGAGGTTCATGTCCTCGGCGCTGATCATGCCGGTGTGCAGCAGTTCAGCCTTGACGTAGGTGCGCCAGTGCTGCCAATAGGTGCCGCCCGGGGCGTCGATGAGCACGACGGGGACCATCGGCGCTTTGCCGGTCTGAATGAGCGTGAGGGCTTCGAAGCCTTCGTCCTGCGTGCCGAAGCCGCCGGGGAACAGGGCGATTGCCTTCGATTCGCGGATGAACATCAGCTTGCGCGTGAAAAAGTAATTGAAGTTCACCAGCTTCTTGTCCAGCGCGATGTACTCGTTGGTGCGCTGCTCGAACGGCAGGCGGATCGCCACGCCGAAGCTGGCCTCGGCTCCTGCGCCGCCGTGTCCGGCCTTCATGATGCCGTCGCCGGCGCCGGTGATGACCATCCAATTGCATTCACGCATGCGCTCGGCGAAGCGGAGCGCGGCCTGGTAATCGGGGTGGTCCTCGGGCGTGCGGGCCGAGCCGAAAATCGACACCTTTGGAATATGCTCGTAGGGAGCGAAGGTCTTGAACGCGAAGCGCAGCTCGGCCAAGGCACGATCCATCAACTTCACGTCGGCGCGGGCCGTGCCATCGGCACTTAAGCGGCAGACCGTGCGGATCATGTTGCGAAAGTGCTCACCGTCCGGACCCGGGCAGAAGCGCGCGACGAAATCGGCGATGGCCGCCTCGCGCGCTTCACGTGCTTCCGCCGCTTCTCGCGATTCAGTTGTTTCAGGTGCTTTCTTCGGGCCGCTCGCCGAACCGGCAGGTCGCCCCTCCGGCGTTTCGCGCGTCACGCGCGCGCCGCCGCTTATCGGACTTGTCTCATTCTTCACGTGTGTTCTCTTTCTCCGGGTTCCAGCCGCACCCGTGTACGGCCACATTGTTTATCCATTTTTGTTGCCCATCAGTATAGCGACTCGGTCGAGGCTTGCCTAATGCCCCGATCCGGCGGCAATTCGCGGCAACGCGCGGGGCATTTGAAGGCTTTGACTTTTGCTGCCCCGCGTGGTTTGCTCCGGTTGGAAGACGAAATTCATGGGCTGGCCAAACCGCATTTCCGTGGGGCGTCTGCTGTTGATTGCTCCGTTTGTTGCCTGCCTGCTTAGTCAGCCCGGGCACCCGTTCCTGCGCCACGTCGCGGTGGGATTGTTCGCCCTCATGGCCATCAGCGATTTTCTGGATGGCTACCTTGCTCGGCGATTGAAAGACGAATCACCCCTGGGTGCGTTTCTGGATCCGTTGGCGGACAAATTCCTTGTGATGTTCGGGGTGGTCATTCTTAGCACGGTCGGCATTCGCGAAGCGGTCGATTCGCAGGCGAAGACCGAGTTTCTTCCTGCCTGGGTGGCGGTCGCGGCAGTGGGGAAAGACTTGCTGGTAAGCATCGGCTTCGTCGTCGTGTACCTCTCCACCATGCGCGTACACATTCAGCCGCGGCGGCTGGGCAAGTGGTGTACGACCGTGGAACTGGTGATGGTGCTTGCGATGTTGCTCTGGCCCGAGCTGTATGGGCTGGGGCGTTTCGGCTATTATTTCGTGCGGAGTTTGTGGATCGCCGTCGTGGCGCTGGCGATCCTGTCGACACTCGACTATATCCGCGCGGGCAGCCGTTTCATCGCCGCCCAGGCCCCGCGGGATCCGGTGCATCTGGACTCCGATTCGCGCGGCCCGCTGCGCTGAAAGCCCAGGTCGGTCATGCCTGATGTGTCACCGTTTGCGACCATTCCCGAAGCGCTGGACGAACTTCGCGCCGGGCGATTCATCATTCTCGTGGACGACGAAGACCGCGAAAACGAGGGCGATCTCGTCTGCGCCGCCCAGCTCGCCACGCCCGACATGATCAACTTCATGATCCGTCAGGCCGCCGGCAAGCTTTGCCTCACGCTCACCGCCGAAACCTGCGAGCGGCTGCACCTTTATCCGCAGGTCAGCGAGAACACCGCCTCGCACGGCACGGCGTTTACGGTTTCGGTTGATGCGGGGCCGGAGTTCGGCGTCACAAGCGGCGTGTCGGCGGCCGATCGCTGCCGCACGATTCAACGCTGCATGGCGGACGATGCCAAGCCGTCGGACCTGCGGCGGCCCGGTCACATCAGCCCGTTGAAGGCCAAGGCCGGCGGCGTGCTGGTGCGCGCGGGTCACACCGAGGCAAGTGTCGATTTAGCGCACCTGGCGGGGTTGAAACCGGCCGGGCTGATCATTGAAATTCTCAACAAACAGGGGGAGATCGCGCGGCTGCCGGAGCTGATCGAGTTGGCGCGCGAGTTGAATCTGAAAATTTGCACCATCGCGAGTCTGGTGGAGTACCGCCTTCAGCGCGAGCGGTCGGTCATTCGCATCGAATCGATCCCGTTGCAGAACGAGTTCGGCACGTGGACGCTGCATGCGTACGAATCGGTGCTGGACAGCGAGCCGCACGTGGCGCTGTGCATGGGCGAGCTGGGCCGACACGATGGAGCCGGCGAGCCGGTGCGCGTCGAGCATCCGGTGCTGGTGCGCGTGCACAGCCAGTGCCTGACGGGTGACGTGTTCGGTTCGTATCGCTGCGATTGCGGCGAGCAGTTGGAGCTCGCGATGCGGCGAATCGCCGAAGCCGGCGAGGGGGTGGTGGTGTATCTGCGGCAGGAAGGCCGCGGCATCGGTCTGACGAACAAACTGCATGCGTACCGGTTGCAGGACGAGGGGCTGGACACGGTCGAGGCGAATGAGAAGCTGGGTTTCCCGGCCGACAAGCGCGACTACGGCATCGGCGCGCAGATTCTCCGCGACCTGGGTCTGCATCAGGTGCGGATTCTTACGAACAACCCGAAGAAGACGAGCCGGCTGACGATCTACGGGTTGGAGGTCGTGGAGCAACTGCCGCTGCGCATCAAACCCCGCCCGGGGAATGAGAAGTATCTGCGCACCAAGCGGACCAAGCTCGGGCATTTGTTGGATGAAGAATAATCGCGTGCTTGGCGCACGAGGTGGCGCGACGAAGCCGTGATGGGCGTTCAACGCTTCGTGGCGCGGCGATCCTTCGCGCCGCGGCGCAGCATCATAAGCATCGGAGCGAGCAGTATTGCGGAAGCGGGCTCGGGGACCACGAGCCGAAAGGCCTGAATACGACCGTCAACGTGTTCGGCGTTGCCGACGATGACATTCCCCGACGCGGAGATGTCGGTCGCGTGCAAGATGAAGATTCCGGTGAGATCGACGCCCCAGCTAGAAAGCAAGGGCATCAATTCTCGCGCGCCCTGCTCGGGGTCCCAGATCCAGTTTCCTCCGACCATGACCGAACCATCGTCGGACATCGCTGCCGCACCGATTCCATCGAC from the Planctomycetia bacterium genome contains:
- the ribA gene encoding GTP cyclohydrolase II, which encodes MPDVSPFATIPEALDELRAGRFIILVDDEDRENEGDLVCAAQLATPDMINFMIRQAAGKLCLTLTAETCERLHLYPQVSENTASHGTAFTVSVDAGPEFGVTSGVSAADRCRTIQRCMADDAKPSDLRRPGHISPLKAKAGGVLVRAGHTEASVDLAHLAGLKPAGLIIEILNKQGEIARLPELIELARELNLKICTIASLVEYRLQRERSVIRIESIPLQNEFGTWTLHAYESVLDSEPHVALCMGELGRHDGAGEPVRVEHPVLVRVHSQCLTGDVFGSYRCDCGEQLELAMRRIAEAGEGVVVYLRQEGRGIGLTNKLHAYRLQDEGLDTVEANEKLGFPADKRDYGIGAQILRDLGLHQVRILTNNPKKTSRLTIYGLEVVEQLPLRIKPRPGNEKYLRTKRTKLGHLLDEE
- a CDS encoding LOG family protein — translated: MKNETSPISGGARVTRETPEGRPAGSASGPKKAPETTESREAAEAREAREAAIADFVARFCPGPDGEHFRNMIRTVCRLSADGTARADVKLMDRALAELRFAFKTFAPYEHIPKVSIFGSARTPEDHPDYQAALRFAERMRECNWMVITGAGDGIMKAGHGGAGAEASFGVAIRLPFEQRTNEYIALDKKLVNFNYFFTRKLMFIRESKAIALFPGGFGTQDEGFEALTLIQTGKAPMVPVVLIDAPGGTYWQHWRTYVKAELLHTGMISAEDMNLIKITDDVEVAVQEILRFYRRFHSYRYVRDTLVIRLNEALPADFIAGLNADYADILEGGKIEASAALPEEGDELPDKPRLTMRFNRRSHGRLRKLLDAINAVDLSESVAAH
- a CDS encoding CDP-alcohol phosphatidyltransferase family protein, with amino-acid sequence MGWPNRISVGRLLLIAPFVACLLSQPGHPFLRHVAVGLFALMAISDFLDGYLARRLKDESPLGAFLDPLADKFLVMFGVVILSTVGIREAVDSQAKTEFLPAWVAVAAVGKDLLVSIGFVVVYLSTMRVHIQPRRLGKWCTTVELVMVLAMLLWPELYGLGRFGYYFVRSLWIAVVALAILSTLDYIRAGSRFIAAQAPRDPVHLDSDSRGPLR
- a CDS encoding dual specificity protein phosphatase family protein is translated as MRRAIGLALLLLALPAGVLALTHAQARWKYPRRFAEIEADSLYRGGMPTAEHIRLLASEEKIKTVVSLTDQTKDPQDQGAVAAARALRLKQIRIPMPGDGLAPFEALDRAAEVIADERARPTFFHCAAGKQRSNAVLAAYWLRKQGRTIDAVLQELEARYDLDPVKEKPLCDHLRAYANYLAHKPAGTAGNPGAPQQAALPH
- the aroF gene encoding 3-deoxy-7-phosphoheptulonate synthase, with the protein product MLIVMKQGATAEQIQRVCDRIREIGYTPHEIPGSIRTAVGITGNPGAVSPDHFQDLDGVAECVPISKPYKLVSREVKPEPTIIDVRGAKVGDGGLHIMAGPCSVESRDQILRTAEAVAASGAKFLRGGAYKPRTSPYAFQGMKEEGLRLLADVKAAFDLRIVTEVKDVESLAAVAEVADVVQIGARNMQNFSLLEAAGRLRRPVLLKRGISATLQELFMAAEYLLSLGNYNVMLCERGIRTYETMTRNTFDLSAVVMIKHHTHLPVIADPSHGVGISWAVPPLARASVVAGADGVMIETHPDPSRALSDGQQSLTLPDYAKLMDEMKALAAWRAQ